The following proteins are encoded in a genomic region of Gouania willdenowi chromosome 6, fGouWil2.1, whole genome shotgun sequence:
- the LOC114464226 gene encoding uncharacterized protein LOC114464226, whose product MTAQQHQLESSQRKDKVIKEVWIIGSSYIRRGDEAALKFFGDNLGLDANVHWFGKGGMRWEGVLPCFYAQLSTQGPPDILLVHAGGNNLGINSANSLAYTIKEDLTKLHIKFPAMKIIFSSINERRSWRYGKLSQIIRDRKTINHFVKRTSVCFKGDVVEHPLLRFYKRSLFISDGVHFSDEGNKLFLSSIPLHPPELSKGVKNTNKDHLWGNNANKDILSNKKQYSNCLWT is encoded by the exons ATGACGGCCCAGCAGCATCAGCTTGAAAg TTCACAGAGGAAGGACAAAGTCATCAAGGAGGTGTGGATTATCGGCTCCAGTTACATCCGGCGGGGCGATGAGGCTGCACTAAAGTTTTTTGGTGACAATTTGGGACTGGATGCCAACGTGCACTGGTTTGGAAAAGGAGGGATGAGGTGGGAAGGAGTTCTGCCTTGTTTTTATGCTCAGCTTTCCACCCAGGGACCCCCTGACATCCTCCTGGTTCACGCCGGAGGAAACAACCTGGGTATAAACAGTGCAAATAGTCTGGCCTACACTATTAAAGAGGACTTGACCAAATTGCACATTAAATTCCCGGCAATGAAGATCATCTTCTCCTCCATTAATGAACGCAGATCCTGGAGGTACGGGAAGCTGTCCCAGATCATCAGGGACAGAAAAACCATCAATCATTTTGTCAAGAGGACGTCTGTCTGTTTCAAAGGAGACGTTGTTGAACATCCTCTCCTGCGTTTCTACAAACGATCACTGTTTATTTCAGATGGAGTTCATTTCTCTGATGAGGGAAACAAATTATTCTTGTCAAGCATCCCGCTCCACCCTCCAGAACTTTCTAAAGGAGTCAAAAATACCAACAAGGACCATCTCTGGGGCAACAATGCCAATAAGGACATTCTCAGCAACAAAAAGCAGTACAGCAACTGTCTCTGGACATAA